Proteins from a genomic interval of Candidatus Woesearchaeota archaeon:
- the glyA gene encoding serine hydroxymethyltransferase: protein MLEQLKQQDAEVYEAMVQELVRQQNVIELIASENIVSKAVLEATGSWLTNKYAEGYPKKRYYGGNEFVDVTEQLAIDRAKKLFGADHANVQPHAGSQANMEAYFALLKLGDTILSMSLDHGGHLTHGHKINFSGTFYNFVFYGVDKETETINFDEVRKQALLHKPKLIVAGASAYPRFIDFKPFKEIADEVGAYFMVDMAHIAGLIATKIHPDPVPYSDVVTTTTHKTLRGPRGAMILCKEQHAKAIDKAVFPGMQGGPLEHVIAAKAVAFGEALKPEFGVYQKQIVKNAQALATTLMDNGFRLVSGGTDNHLMLIDLSNKNIAGKEAETVLDEAGMCCNKNMIPFDTKSPFNPSGIRLGTPAITSRGMKEEEMKQIGEWIARVIEHPTDEALRKKIHADVVALCNQFPIYT from the coding sequence ATGCTTGAACAGCTCAAACAACAGGACGCTGAAGTGTATGAAGCAATGGTTCAGGAGCTCGTGCGCCAGCAAAACGTCATTGAGCTGATTGCGTCAGAAAACATTGTCTCAAAAGCAGTGCTGGAAGCCACGGGCTCATGGCTTACGAATAAATATGCCGAAGGATACCCAAAAAAACGGTATTATGGCGGCAATGAATTTGTTGATGTCACGGAACAGCTTGCCATTGACCGCGCAAAAAAATTGTTTGGCGCAGACCATGCAAATGTGCAGCCGCACGCCGGCAGCCAGGCAAACATGGAAGCGTACTTTGCACTTCTCAAGCTTGGCGACACTATTCTGTCAATGAGCCTCGACCATGGCGGCCACCTGACGCACGGCCACAAAATAAATTTTTCTGGAACTTTTTACAATTTTGTTTTTTACGGCGTTGACAAAGAAACTGAAACCATCAATTTTGATGAGGTACGAAAACAAGCGCTTCTCCACAAGCCAAAACTGATCGTGGCAGGCGCATCTGCGTATCCGCGATTCATTGATTTTAAGCCGTTCAAGGAAATTGCCGACGAGGTCGGTGCTTATTTTATGGTTGACATGGCGCATATCGCCGGCCTGATTGCTACGAAAATTCATCCTGACCCGGTGCCGTACAGCGATGTGGTAACGACCACAACGCACAAAACCCTGCGGGGGCCAAGAGGGGCGATGATTCTCTGCAAGGAACAGCATGCCAAGGCAATTGACAAAGCGGTGTTTCCCGGTATGCAAGGCGGGCCGCTCGAACATGTTATCGCGGCAAAAGCGGTAGCATTCGGCGAGGCGCTGAAACCGGAATTCGGGGTGTATCAAAAACAAATTGTGAAAAATGCGCAGGCACTTGCCACGACACTGATGGACAATGGCTTCCGGCTGGTATCCGGCGGCACTGACAACCATCTCATGCTCATCGACCTTTCAAACAAAAACATCGCCGGAAAAGAAGCAGAAACAGTTCTTGATGAGGCAGGCATGTGCTGCAACAAAAATATGATTCCGTTTGACACAAAGAGCCCATTCAATCCGTCTGGCATCCGCCTCGGCACGCCCGCCATCACCAGCAGAGGCATGAAAGAGGAAGAGATGAAACAGATTGGCGAATGGATCGCGCGTGTTATTGAGCATCCAACTGATGAAGCGTTGAGAAAAAAAATACACGCTGATGTTGTTGCGTTGTGCAATCAATTTCCAATCTATACCTAA